TTAATACGTGCATTGACAAGTCCATCATATTTTTTGTTTTATATAAAGCCCTTACGTCAAATCGTGAGGGCTTTTTGATTATAACTTAATTGTAAAAGTATTAATATTGCACTCTCATTTAAAAACCGATGTCAAATAGAATTATTATCGTTGTGTTGTTAATCCTCAATGGGATTGTTGGCTTTTTAATTTATTATTCAGTCAAAAAAGATGTTGATTACACTATGCAAGTACGTCTGATTGATCAACAAGTGATTGATAGATTGAAAGAAGTCCAAAAAGCACAATTGGCATATAAAGATACCAAAGGAAAGTTTGCTGATAACTTTGACACATTAATTTATTTCTTTAAAAACGAGAAGTATATGGAAATAAAAAGTATCGGAGATTTAGATAAAGATTCGCTAGCCGGATTGGAAGTTGACACTATATATCTTGATCCTTTGATAGAAGTGTTTGGAAGCAAAGAATATAATATTGATAAAATTGCTCTTGTACCTCCACAAGATACTGCTAAATTTAACATTTCAGCCGGTTTTATTGAAAAGAATGAAATCAAAATTCCTGTATTTGAAGTTACAGACCCGCATCCGTTTAACAAACAAAGAACCTTGAAAGTGGGTTCTATGAAAGAAGCTATCTATTCTGGAAACTGGAAATAAGTATAAAGCCAATGTCTTTAAGGAATATTCTTCCAAAAGATGGCAGGAGGATGCCTCCGCAGATTATTATTATATATTTTCACAAAAAAATGGGTTTTATAATGAAGCCGTTTTTGCGCTTGATTTAGAATTAATTGCATTTAGACAGACTGCTGACGAAGATGTTTCCCTTCTGAATTTTATCCCAATTTCACATAATTGTTCATCACAATATTTTCTATTTACTCCAGATTATATTGAGATTATACCGTCAATTTTTAAGGGAGCAGGTGTTTTAAATTTTAATACACGTTTACTTGAGTCGGAAGTAGATTTTTTTGAGACAAAACTGCTATTACGAAATGAGTTTACACCAGAAACAATGCCACCAAGAGGACAGATTCAAGAGATGTCAATTTCAGATTTATTAATTAGGTTGGCAGCAAAAAGTTTAATCCAATTTCCATCTGAAAATGCAATTTTTGTATTGAAGAAACATAATGGATTTCATCTATTGCTGTTAAAAAAAGACAGGTTATTGTTTGCTAATACCTTTGACTTTGTTGCTGCGGAAGAAGTATTGTATTTCTGTTTGAATATTCTAAAAGATTACCAAATTAGCCAAGAGTTAGCATCTTTGTTTTACTCAGAGAATGAATACGCAGAAGGTGTTGTCGAGCTATGGCGACCATATTTTGCAAATCTAATTTCTCTTGAATCCCATTTTGTTTTACCTCGATGCCAAGGTGAGCCTGCGTTTGATTTGAGAGAGTTCAATTTGTTGTTACAGACAGTAAAATGCGTATAAGTGGAGGTGAATTTGCAGGGAGAATAATTAAAGGAAGTCCTGGAACTCATGTGAGACCTACAACCGACCGTGCCCGTGAAAGTTTGTTCAATATTTTGCAAAATCAATTTGATTTCAATG
The sequence above is drawn from the Bacteroidia bacterium genome and encodes:
- a CDS encoding DUF3822 family protein; protein product: MPPRGQIQEMSISDLLIRLAAKSLIQFPSENAIFVLKKHNGFHLLLLKKDRLLFANTFDFVAAEEVLYFCLNILKDYQISQELASLFYSENEYAEGVVELWRPYFANLISLESHFVLPRCQGEPAFDLREFNLLLQTVKCV